Sequence from the Brachionichthys hirsutus isolate HB-005 chromosome 4, CSIRO-AGI_Bhir_v1, whole genome shotgun sequence genome:
CacttcctccttcccctccagcTGAATTTGCACGTGAAAAAGGATCGTCGGGAAGATGGCGTCGTTGAAATAGCAACCCGTAAGGCACAGGTGTACTTGTGTTCCGTGTGCTGATTAAGTGAACAGCGACACAACCCTCTTGTGCCTTATCTTGTGTTTGACGTCAGATTGTTTAAATGAGTCAACACTAAACCATCTAATCCCTGCTTGTAACATTTTAGGCTGACCAAACCACAGGTTAAGAACTTCTTTTTAAAATCCAAATATGAAAGATTGCaaccaacaaaaaaagaaactccttACTGTGCATCCCTAATAGAGAAACGTTTTCCCTCTCATCTCATCAGGAAGCTAAACTCCAATAAGACCTCGATGGGAATATGGATCCAAACTAAAAGCAAGCTTCCTTTTGATTTTGACTGTATTGTAATCGACCATCCAGGAGGATTTTACATGAATTCAGTGGATATAAAATGTCAGGGTGATAAAGGTATAAGCAATAAGAGTACAGCAAACTACATTATCATAGCACCCCTAGCAACAGGTGTTagaagaatccccccccccacgccatgCAGCCTTTCGTCTCATCTCCGTCTCAGTTGTGGATGGCGATGGTCTGTTTGCAGTCCAGACAGACGCGGTTCTGCCCGGCCGCCGGCAGCCCGACGGCGTGCTCCGTCGTAGAAATCAACAACGTGTCCAGCGTCATCTCCGTGCACTTGGCAATAAACCGAATAAAGGGCCGAACATCTCCCTCGTTGGCGGCGTCCAGGGCGGCGTAATATTCAGACCGCTGCTCTTTGCGGATGGTGATGGGCGGGTACCGAGCCTGCAGGAGCACCAGGTTCATGAGCAGGCGTGCCGTGCGCCCGTTGCCGTCGACGAACGGGTGCACGTACACCAGCTTGTAGTGGGCGAGCGCCGCGTACTCCACCGGGTGCAGCTGCAGGGCCTCCTCAGAGTTCAGCCACTGCACCAGCTCCTCCATGTGCCGCCGCAGGTCCCGAGGCTGCGGGGGGATGTGGTGGCCGACGAACACCTGATTGGTGCGCAGCCGCCCTCCTTCCACGGGGTCCGCGTGGCCGAGCACCCGCCGGTGTATTTCCAGGATGTCGTTGCTGCCGATGGCGCCCGTCCTGGACAATAAGGTGGCGTTGATGTACTTCATGGCCGCGTCCACGCCGATGGCCTCGTTCTGCTCCTGCAGGCTCTTCCCGGGGACGGCGTAACGCGTCTCGATGATGTGGCGGATCTCCGAGAGAGTGAGCGTGCTGCCTTCGATAGCCACAGTGTGGTAGATGTGGTGGTAGTACATTTCCTCCGTCACCCTGCGGAGGGCGGCGTTGCCTTTCGGGATGGACATGAGCCGGCGCACTTTGCTGTCAATGATGCTGAAGTAGCGCTGGTCGATCTCTTCCACCAAGGGAAGCGTTCGGTCGCGGCTGACCAGCGCTCTCTCGTTGCACGGCGAGATGGACAAGGCTTTGGTGTAGAGGTGGTCCGCCTGGACGACGTCCTTCTCCTCCACAATGGTGCCGAGCTCCGTCAGGGCATCTACGAAGTCCGGATTCATGCTGAGCGCGTGCACCAGCAGCTTGTGGGCCTTCGCCCGCTTTCCCTGCTTCTTCATCtccagagcctgcagcagcgccGCTTTGGCTTCCAGCTTCATCTCTGCAAGCGGAACACGATGAGGACGACGCAGATTCAACACAGAAACAGGGCGGGACAACGCCGAAGACGAATGACATCCAGAGGGGAACACTTTTACCTTTGCTCGCCTTGGTCTTCTGAGGCAGCAAATCAAGCGCAGTGAAGGGGACCGCCAGGCTGGTGGACTGCACAGCCGGGGGCCGCTGGGGGCTTCCCCACAGCTGGCAGCGGAGCAGAGCCAGGCCCTCCAGCTGGGGGCAGCACTCGTTCTCCACCCCCACCAGGGGCATCAGAAGGGCCACCAGAGAACCGAGGAGGACGCACAGCATCGGGACCCACCCTCCGAGGGCACGGCCAATGGCGTACCGCCACACCGTTACAAAAGTCATGATGATGACTCCCGGTTAATTCCGCCATCCTGTGGCGACGCAGTTCCCCATGTATAAGCTGCCCTGCTAAGAAAGCCGAAGGGCTTCCGGCAGCGAGGGAAACACGTCAAAACATAAACAGCCGGAAGGAGGAAGCTAAATGCTATAGCCCCCTCgcgttagctagttagctggCTAGCTAGCGCCGTGTCGCAATTTACGTGACGGAACTCTAAAATCCGGACCACTTCGCTACTTAGCAGGTGAATTCGCTCTATCGGTGCCGTTCGATACAAAATGTGCATCATCGACTTCCCAGGTTTTGACGTTCTAACATCGTCGAATAGGATTGGTCAGAATTATAATGATGGCTGAGAATGCAGCTAAACAACGAATGGTTCGTAACCGTTTGTGATTGGCTagtttttggatttgttttttttgcccaaTTCATAGACTCGTAGGCGACAGCAAACTCGAGATGCGTAAATTTCTTAGGAGCCGTGAAACCTAATTCAGTAAGAGGTTCTTCCCGTAATCAGCATTTAAAAACCAAGAGATTATTATAATCATTattgaaatgtgaaatttgtGAAACGATTCAGATTTAGAGTTGACAAAAATTGACATAAACTGAATGAAATCTTTGCAAACTCTCCTTGAAGTTCCTTCCTCCTCATGTTTGTCCTACGAACAGAAGAGGGCAGCATTCCTCTATTACTGCGACAGTATACTAAATACATTGTGGGCTGCAGTAACATTCTTGGCCtcaaaaatgattatttattatcataCAAACCAGATTTTCAGAGCAACAAACCAGTTTCTGTATTCTGTATTCAGCGACATctttcatttaacatttatctTTACTCTTATTGTACAGTTTTATCTATTTTCTAAGTATCATGTCATTATTTATGTCAAATACCAATGGTGAAACTGCCGTTAGTAAATGACTACCAACTTGATTCCTGGATGTTTTCCAAAGCCAACACTGAACATGTCCTCAGCAGACGCTAGACTAGCTCTTGAATATTCACAGACAGCAGGAGACTCTCCACCAGCACCGTCTGCACAGGCAGTGCAGACAGCATTATGAATGAATCACAAAgtgtgtgcattttcttttaaattgagTTCATGATGCTGTCTGAAATTTGAATTAAAATCCAACTGAGGATGTGGaatttttttctgtgtggagtttacaTGTTCTTCCCATGTCTGCATTGGTTCTCTCTGGATTATTTGGCTTTTTCCccaccatcaaaaaaaaaacatgcaataacaGGTCAATTGATTTCCTAAATTTACCTTTCATTTAATGTATTAATTTTCTCAATTAACCAAAAGCATGTGTATGCATTTATGGGCATTTATCTTTCTATAGCCCTGCTATAAAATTGCAGCttgtaaattttatttaatgaatgtattattattttattcaaacatCTAAAACCACAGATAGAGAGAACAATGAGAGTGTGAACAAGTGCTCAAAGTAGTGGTacgaaagaaaaaagaaagcccAAATGTGGCAGAACTTGCGAAGGACGACTGATGGCATGAAATGAATCGCCCCCGGGTTATACTGCGGACTAATCTCATGCCCATCTGGCAGATAAAACCAAAGCTGAAGTCATTGATGAGCGCTAATTCAGTTTACGCCGTGTTGTTGCAGTGAAACGCCTCGTGCCACTGTGGGATTATTAACAGGACAGACAAACTTCATTGAAAGTTATCTTACATTTTTAATGTATGCCTGTATTTCCTTTATTGCCAGTGTTTTTCATTGATCTGAGGAAAAACAGCTGATTCTACTGAATATCTGTAGATTATGCGAATACATGAGTCAGTATTATTCTCAGTTGACTGACTGTTTTTGTAAATTATTGTAACAAGAGGTGTTTTAAGTAGGCAGTTAGTAAAACTCTTATTACCCTtccttgtttattttattacatgctCAATAgtttattttcccatttattatGATTTACTCTGGTATTTGTTTCATTCTCCCTCAGAATGGAAAATTAAACTCTAATCAACCTGattaaaataaaggtttgataaaacaaataaagtataaaaagaGAGGATCTCAGAGAATGTTGAAACAACACactctattttttttactacttgCTGAGGCTGTTCTGCCACCTGGAAAAGAAGCTCACTGTCAGGGCAGGAAATAAAGCCCCGTGGCAGAGGCTCCTCGgctcctcgcctcctcgcctcctcctggctccagctcctctctcccGTCTCTGCGGAGCTGTCAGTCCGCCTGCCCCTCTGTCTGAGAGGAGGCTTTGCTCTGGGTGACAGAGCTCGGTGTCAGAGATAGAGGATCTCATTAggcagtcagagagagagagggatgctgGTTCAGAGAGCCCGGATGAGGGGGCGTAAATCAGATGACAGAGTGAAGGAGAGCTGCACTGGGAGTGAAAACGTCCTCATTGCCACTGTAAATGGAAGGTTTACTGTGGAATGCCAGCTGCACGCACTCGCTGGCAGCCTGGCTATGGGACTGTTACAAGACGTTGCTGGAGGTCAGGCTGCTGTTTGCTTTCATCGGGGATAGAGGGGACAGAAGGTTGTCTTGGGTTGCCAGGAAACCAGAGAGAGTTCATAGCAAcacgcgagtgtgtgtgtgtgtgcgtgtgtgtgtgtgtgtgtgtatgtataatAGACTAATAGACGCAAGCAGGTAATTCATCAGCCTCAGAAGAGCAGTCTCTCTACTGTCTCTAAAAGtgattttctatttaaaaataaaatcagttctTCTAGTTGTTTTCTAAAGTaaccttttccacaagttaagaTAAGATtcaatttattgtcattgagcATGTCACAAGTACAAGCAATGAAATAAAGTGTATTCATTTCCTGCTTCTATCTGTCTGCCTCGTCCTCCAAATGTCACATTTGCCCCCaaaggaagacattttgcatcaaAACAATCTTGAAGTGTTCAGTATTGCCATTTATGCTTATTATATGTTAATTTGAGCATATTCTCTTAGATTAGATTATCTTTCCTCAGGCCCAGCCCCACGTGTTCTGTCATACGCTGGAGCCTGGTTTCCTCATCGAGAATCCGAGTGGAGCCGCCAGGTGATAAATGATCTGGTGGAAGGACAGGAGACAGACATAATCAGGTCTCCATTGAGGACCATCCATTACCGAGCCCTCCCCCAGTGCATCTTCTTCCTGTAACGTCTCACTGACTCACTGGCCACCAGAGTGGCCTCAGTGGAGTGGGTGTCCGAGCCTCCAGCTGAATGCACCAATTGTAACACTAACAGGCGATATTAAGACACACACAGCCGTGATTCAGCAACTTGTGGGTGgctctttattttctccaccCACCAGGAAATATTTGATGACTGTGTTTGGTTTCTTTGGTAACATACACAGAGACaaggaaaataacattttattgctCAATCAAATACAAGCCAGTAGAATTGGACAATGGGGCGGTGGGGCCTGTTGATTTGTTGCACGGGAAACAAATAATACCATGAGTGGAACCGTTCCCACAGCCCTAGTTTGGATTCCTTTTTAATGAAGCCTGCCTGCAGCCAGAACACACATGCTCTAATGATCTGGTGTGATGTCTACACCAAAAGCCTAATGCCATAAAAGGGCGCAAATCAATCCTAAACTCTGTCGGTGGGCCTCTTTTTGTAGTGTCCTGAGTCTTTTCTCTATTAATTGCGTGCATCGTTTTTAGCTGAGATACTGCTTGGCAtgtgttattttatgttattttatctTGCCAATGTTAACATTCACCTCaaatttcagtttttatttttcttccccaagacattttcattcaagTCAGACGTTCActtatgttttatttacacTCATAgataaagacaagaaaaaaaagctcttaTTTGAAAACTAACACACACATGACAGAATGATCCGTGCATTTTACTGGCAGACATTTGTGCTCCAGAGACACTGAGATGTGACTGTGGTCCCATGCGGAAATTATCATACCAGGATCCATCTGGTGACTGAACTTgatattataaataaaacaaatttcccTTTGgcattgaataaaaaaaccCTGATCTTcatcatgtgacccccccccccactgcaaaCCAAAGAACGTTTCTCATCCTGTTAACCCTTCCTCCAGATGATGCCTTTGAGATGTATTCTGTTACCGTATGATTAAATGTTCACTGATGATCATTTCGCTCCCGTCCCATCATCATGATCCTTGGTCTTTTGGAGGATTATATTTACTAACTGAGTTTTTCATTGCTATAGGATCTGTCTGATCGCTCCAACAGGATTTAACTGGTTAAAAGCTTCACAGATGGTCACATAAGTATAAATCCAAAGAGCTACAGCCAAATTAGATTACATGCACAGTTAATGGGCATCTCTGCTTCATGCGCTGGGTTTAATTATACTAATCTGATAAACTAGTAGTATTAATTCCATTTCTTTTCTTACttacataaaagaaaaaaaaaagacgaaagcatttttttaataCCGGCTAATGAAAACCTTGCTGAACCTCAACATCAAATATAATCTAATATTAATATGATTTTAGTAGAAGTGATTCACTGATGCTCTAGTGGGCAGTAGCAGAgtccatgatgatgatgatgataatgttttctgtactgtttCATGTCCATGGCAGTTTTATTTCCCGTTTTcccgattttttttttgcaaggctACCACTTTATAATTTGAAATGTGTTGGAAAAACACATGAATTCCATTAAGGATGAAAAACGTAATGCATTTCACTTGTACTGTTCTACTGAACAACAttacaaaggggggggggggggggggcacagaggcccgttaaaaaaaagataacttTCTATTTCTGAGATTACTCAAAAATGCGGCCCATTTTAATCTAGGCTGTGGAGGTGGATTCTATAGTAAATAGATTTATTCTGCTGACTGGAGGATCGCTGCCAAGTTCTAATCTATGTAATGGGTTTCATCTGAAGTCGTTAATGTGGCAATAATGCTCAAGTTACTGAAAAATACAATTGAAATAGCGCACTGGAAGGTGGGGAGAAACCCAATACTGTGTGGTGAAGCATCCTCTGTGAAGCTgcagggaaagagagggagatcGGTCCCGACTGGTGGAGCGGAAAGGTTCAGTGGGGAACGTTTGGAGGCAGATTGACATCGTGCTGATTGGAGACTAAATGAACAGGAAATTAggatttatattgttttatttattattgtaaaTTTAAACTTCTCTGGACAACATCAGCAACGAACCTGAAATAGAATTCTAGATGTGTAACTCGATCCCTTCCGGTCAACATGATATTTtaacacaacacaaaatgtcaaataaaaacctttaactcattgagtgccagccattttcaactcagctatttgctgagtgccccagttttttttctaattttgccagattttccaagccccacggaatattctttcatcaggaaaagaaagtgcGTTCCTACCATTTCTcgttccagagttattggctgtggaagagaggcagattttaaagttagggttggcagtgaatgtttgggtttaaaaaaaaacgtatttacGAATGGCAAACAACGTgaatggcactgaatgagttaatatcATAACGTCCAACAATGTTATTTACACAAGACAGACGGGACGGATTCAGTGGATGCACAGGGGGGGCCAGAGAGCGACCCTTAAATTTAGACGTGGGTCCAGAGGACAGGGTGAAACCAGACATTTTCCTCCAACGTTTTAttaaattttgttttgtttgtgcttcACTATTTTCTCTAATTATGGCAAACTATTTCCAGACATTTCTGTGGCTGGGTGGGGTTATTAAAATTCTTCAAATTCCCCCAAAAAtcgtaaaaataataaacaacgTCGAGCTGGAGGAATAAATGGGATTTGTGAGTCTGTTGTTTCAATGCGAGTAAAACAGGGTcatgttctatttttttaaacgaAGCGTCGTTGGCATCTGCGGCTCTCTCTCAAGCTGCTTCACATACGACATCGTGGACGGCTGCATCTGCCGTAGCGATTCTGATTCAATGAAGCTGGAAAATCGGAGGGCCGATTCAGTCCGTAATGATGACACTGATGTTCATTGGCCTGTATGGAGAGCAGCTGTTGCTTTTCATGCTTGTTGTCTGGAACATCTGGATCACAAGCCGCGCctgaaatatcaaattaaatCAGATTATTTACGGCTTGAGACTCTTATCTTTGTTTTATTGCTAAATGAAGACCAAGGTCTTTCATTCCTCCCACATCAGAGTGCTTTgaacatttccatccatccatccatccatccatccatccatccatccatccatccaaccatcaatCCATCTTCAGCCACTTGCTCGACTTGTGGGGTCACGGgtctggagcctatctcagctcaGTTTGTATTTGAGGATCTCAAAAATGAAGTACTGAAAGTATTTTAGGGATGGAAGTGTTGAGAAAGCCAACAGTCAGCTGATCAGGAAGCAGATGAGTTGTTGATAGGCTGGTTCTGTGTTAAAAGCTAGCAGCACGACCCGGCTGACAGGAAGCTCGACTCACGATCGGGTCAGCAGCAGTGAAGCGCTTCGCTACAGGTACGTGTCATTGATGAGTGAGCTGAGTATCGCACGAGACTTCCATTcgctcaaaatatattttaatgcacttcaatcttttctttttctttttctttaccaGAATTAAACGAAATActaattttaaatgtttttccaaaTTTGACAGAAATCTCTAAGCCTGCTCCGCTCTTCAACACGACATGGATTATTCCGATAACTACGCCTACGACTATAATTACAGCTATGACGAGAACGCCACTGTAACCGAAGAGTCCGTTTTTCAGCACACGTCAACGTGCTTAAAGGAAATCCTGTGCATGTCGCTGCTCGTGGTCAGCGTGGTGATTTTCCTGCTGGGTTTCTGTGGAAACGCTCTGGTCATCTGGATTTCTGGTTTCAAGATGAAGAAGACAATTAACACCACCTGGTACCTGAGCCTGGCGATATCGGACTTTGTGTTCTGTGCCTTCCTTCCATTCAGCATCGCCAACATGGCGATGGAGGATTGGGTATTTGGTCGCTTCATGTGCAAGTTCGCCCCGTCCGTTATGTTCCTCAACATGTTCAGCAGCATTTTCCTCCTGGTCATCATCAGTGTCGACCGCTTCGTTTCAGTCGCGTTTCCAGTTTGGGCCCAGAACCATCGCACGATTCGTAAAGCTTCCGTTATCGTTGTCCTGGCTTGGCTCATGGCCATCGCACTGAGCGTTCCCTCCGCGGTCTTCAGGGATGTCGGCAGTCACCTGGGCCGGACCATCTGTTTCAACAATTACACATCAAGCCAGCACAGTCACAAGATAGTAGCGCTGAGCCGCCTCCTTGCAGGGTTTATTGCCCctttcgtcatcatcatcatctgctaCTCGATCATCATCCTCAAACTTCGAACCAACAGGATGACCAAATCCTCCAAACCCTTCAAAGTCATGACGGCGCTCATCGCTGCTTTCTTCGTCTGCTGGCTGCCGTATCACGTTTTCGTCCTGCTTGAGCTGAGCCACCAGAACTACAGCCACAGCGTTTTATCCGCCGGACTCAAAGTGGGAACCTCTTTGGCTGCAGCCAACAGCGTCCTCAACCCAGTGCTGTACGTTTTCATGGGCAACGACTTCAAGCGGAAGTTCAAGAGCTCCGTGCTCTCGAAGATGGAGAACGCGATGGCGGACGAAGGCCGCACCACCAGCCGATACCTGTCCAGGTCAAGCTCCGTGGACACCAGAGCTTCGACACACATCTAGAGGCGTCACGATGTGGGGAAAGAATCTTGGATGAAATGTGTAATTGTGTAAATAACGCTGCCAGAATGTCACGTTTGAGACAATATTCACTCGTTGGTTCGTTTTAGCGCGGATGGTGCGTGACAGCAGTTTCACGAAGCACGTTTTCAAAGTAAGGGAAGCATTTATGATATTATAATATTAGTTACTAACAGGAAATGTATGATTATTATGTCAGGCATTGCAAGGCCAGATACAAACGGGAAGTTCTCCTTTCAGTATTATTCAGCAGAAAGACTTTTGATACTCTGCATGCCTTTCAAATCGTAAATACAGGTCATGCACATACATTTTGTGATTCTGAAAGCGCTCTTACATACTCATCTAACTTTTGCACGTTTACTGATTagtcaaacaaatcaaaattcAACAAGAGGGGAAATAATCTTATAAACTGCAGTGTACATTTTGCAACTTTCCCGACATCGGCTCCAGGAGAATTTACCCCTGGACTAAAACGACGACACCGTTCAACTGAAATATAACAGAAAATCATGAAAAACTGTTGCTGAAAGAATTTAGCTGATTGCTGCTATTTCTCTTTCATGCACATTAATCCTGAACTTGGCTTCTGCCCAATAATATGTGTTCTGAGGCTTTATCAGCTGCCACTGCTGCATTGTATTGAAGTATTTCATGGGTGGATGATTGCTTTAGAAAGAGTTGTCTGTAATGGAGCAGagactaaataaataactgttGTTCTCCAGTGTTCTACAACCCGTATCGTGTGTGATGAAGGCACCTTAATAGCATCTCAGAATAGCAATCACGATGGAGCGCAAACACCACAGACCCAGATGATGTTACCTTGCTACCTTGTTTCATAAACACGTAATCACCCAAATTTCTCTCAAGTGATTTATGAAATACAGTCGACCTTATAATGAATGTTACGCACTCATTTATTGGGTCATTCATTACATAGAAAATACATTCGATTCTGACGCCGATATTCTGAAAGTGTCGACTTGTCAATGAAAGCGGGAGCTAATAAAGTTTAAAGCGTTAAAGATTTACAAATAGAAACATTGTTGATGCGTGAACACAagctataaaaatatatattatactgAAAATGGAAgttaatctttttttccccctctggcTCAGTCAAAAGATAATTTATACTTTATAGTCTTTCTAATATTTGGATTCTGTAGTTTTAATCCTATGGCTTAGTACACTTATGCTACTTATGGAGTCTGAACAGAATTTTTCACACCGTTGagataaagattaaaaaaaaaatatttaaactttaaattatcaCCTGCAACAAACAGAAATTGCATTCAGTTTGAATTTAGTggcacaaaataaatctgtaatgttaaatctaaaaataaataaagaaataaacctGTAATGCCAAACCCCTCTGATCTTTGGGGCTAGTGTCGCACAGGTTAATGCTTTTTGGATATTTGCACCCAGCCCAGAGACATAGCACACCAGGGATAAATAAATGCTCGAGATTTCAGTGCTTTCAAGATAATTCACCTTGAATAAAAGACGATGagaattattttcctttctttgacaTATAGTCAGCTGAGTACTTTTAAAAAATTGGAAACACAcagtatcatcatcatcatcaggtagTTATAGCCTTTATATTGCATTATTTTCCTCTGACAAAGAATTTTAACGCTTTTAGTGTTTTAATAAAATAGCATTGCTCTGTAACTGATCGCAGCAGAAAATTCatacatgtgaatgttttgacCTCCCATAGTTATGCCTTCTTTTACAGAAAATAAGCGGATTAAACAAATTTTGCAGTCGCGAGAGCCCCTCTGGGATCACAGCTATTGTATTCTCTTGTTAAGGCATGTGCATAGAGCAGGATTAAAAGGGCttttcagacagaaaaacaagaagaaagcCTCTTCTATTAAATAATTAAGCTGCCAAAGTACAAGGACAACAAAAAAggatgaacaaaaaaaggaaacgaAAGGTAAGagacttatttttttttctcagcacaGCTTGAGCATATGCAAccttaaagaaaaacattaaataaaaaactatTAATGCAATTTTATCCTATAAAATATGATGCAGGGTCTGTTGACAAAAACAGTCTGTTcaaaggaggaaaaaggagaaacttAGCAATCATAAATATCATCTTGGCATATATTCCTCTGGAACTCCTggtagttttcttttcttcaaggCAGCGTCTACTCTTCTTATCAGTTCATTGATGTTAGCCCGCATTTCAGGAGTGTAGGGGTCGTATTCAAGCTTTCGCAGCCCAGATCGCTTGAAGTTTCCATCTTTCTGGCCCTCGACACACAGCAGGCGGTCCTCAGAGACCTTCAAACCCAGGAACTGGACCATTTCCTTCAACTTGGAGAACAAGTCCCTCTTCAGATCCTCAAAGTGGACCACCTTGACAATTGTCCCCCAATGCAGCCAGTCCAACGTGTGAGACGCCCACCACGGAGCGTAGTTCCGTACAAACTCAGGCCATTCTgcaggagaaaagaaaggacagaATATAAGCAAGGTTATTAGGAACCAGAACATGGGAGACCAACCAGATTTACTTTAATCAGaactgaaatgttttatttatcaaagTCAACATTATTCTTTCTtttagcgcccccccccccccataattaaataattaaaaaaaacagctgttggaattttttttttaaatgctttaaatctgaaattttacattgaaaataaatatagacaTTGACCTTATAACAAACCACAggcaggtaaaataaataac
This genomic interval carries:
- the ficd gene encoding protein adenylyltransferase FICD — encoded protein: MTFVTVWRYAIGRALGGWVPMLCVLLGSLVALLMPLVGVENECCPQLEGLALLRCQLWGSPQRPPAVQSTSLAVPFTALDLLPQKTKASKEMKLEAKAALLQALEMKKQGKRAKAHKLLVHALSMNPDFVDALTELGTIVEEKDVVQADHLYTKALSISPCNERALVSRDRTLPLVEEIDQRYFSIIDSKVRRLMSIPKGNAALRRVTEEMYYHHIYHTVAIEGSTLTLSEIRHIIETRYAVPGKSLQEQNEAIGVDAAMKYINATLLSRTGAIGSNDILEIHRRVLGHADPVEGGRLRTNQVFVGHHIPPQPRDLRRHMEELVQWLNSEEALQLHPVEYAALAHYKLVYVHPFVDGNGRTARLLMNLVLLQARYPPITIRKEQRSEYYAALDAANEGDVRPFIRFIAKCTEMTLDTLLISTTEHAVGLPAAGQNRVCLDCKQTIAIHN
- the cmklr1 gene encoding chemokine-like receptor 1; the protein is MDYSDNYAYDYNYSYDENATVTEESVFQHTSTCLKEILCMSLLVVSVVIFLLGFCGNALVIWISGFKMKKTINTTWYLSLAISDFVFCAFLPFSIANMAMEDWVFGRFMCKFAPSVMFLNMFSSIFLLVIISVDRFVSVAFPVWAQNHRTIRKASVIVVLAWLMAIALSVPSAVFRDVGSHLGRTICFNNYTSSQHSHKIVALSRLLAGFIAPFVIIIICYSIIILKLRTNRMTKSSKPFKVMTALIAAFFVCWLPYHVFVLLELSHQNYSHSVLSAGLKVGTSLAAANSVLNPVLYVFMGNDFKRKFKSSVLSKMENAMADEGRTTSRYLSRSSSVDTRASTHI